A genomic region of Miscanthus floridulus cultivar M001 chromosome 3, ASM1932011v1, whole genome shotgun sequence contains the following coding sequences:
- the LOC136541866 gene encoding transcription factor WRKY19-like, with protein sequence MAASVVDGNGGSRLVVTLLGHVKELARQLEVHLGGSSPDLCKHLTSQISSIAERSISLLITTSSLGGARKRSAVASPLSDASDAPFIKATKKRKTMDKKRHEVRVSSAGGGGDHPADDGHSWRKYGQKEILGAKHPRGYYRCTHRHAQGCAATKQVQRTDEDPTFFDVVYLGDHTCVQSQRAAAGQAAADALAPEYNDKPGTNLTVKTEGPTVEPEQQLQGWDASAPFCFSSTPATASGCLVPERSPFSAPSTSENWGVSPATSDSNHVVSFPPFEVAGDDVLFGFQEVMSTIDRADGDGFVDELDIDVSSFFA encoded by the exons ATGGCCGCCAGCGTTGTCGACGGCAATGGAGGCAGCCGGCTGGTGGTGACGTTGCTGGGCCACGTCAAGGAGCTGGCGAGGCAGCTGGAGGTGCACCTCGGCGgctcctcgcccgacctctgcaAGCACCTCACCTCGCAGATCTCCTCCATCGCCGAGCGCTCAATCAGCCTGCTCATCACCACCTCCAGCCTCGGCGGCGCCCGGAAGCGCTCCGCCGTCGCCAGCCCGCTCAGCGACGCCTCCGACGCGCCCTTCATCAAGGCCACCAAGAAAAG GAAGACCATGGACAAGAAGAGGCATGAGGTGAGGGTGAGCTCGGCCGGAGGCGGCGGCGACCACCCGGCCGACGACGGCCACAGCTGGAGGAAGTACGGCCAGAAGGAGATCCTTGGCGCCAAACACCCAAG GGGCTACTACCGCTGCACGCACCGGCACGCTCAGGGATGCGCGGCGACGAAGCAAGTGCAGCGCACAGACGAGGACCCGACGTTCTTTGACGTCGTTTACCTCGGCGACCACACCTGCGTTCAGAGCCAGAGGGCGGCGGCGGGCCAGGCTGCCGCGGACGCGCTGGCGCCCGAGTACAACGACAAGCCGGGCACCAACCTGACGGTGAAGACCGAGGGGCCGACCGTGGAGCCAGAGCAGCAGCTGCAGGGCTGGGACGCGTCCGCGCCCTTCTGCTTCTCCTCCACGCCGGCGACGGCGAGCGGGTGCCTCGTGCCGGAGCGCAGCCCCTTCTCCGCGCCGTCCACGTCCGAGAACTGGGGCGTGTCCCCGGCGACCTCGGACTCCAACCACGTTGTCTCTTTCCCGCCTTTCGAGGTCGCCGGCGACGACGTGCTGTTCGGGTTCCAAGAAGTCATGTCAACGATCGACAGAGCCGACGGCGACGGGTTCGTCGACGAGCTCGACATCGACGTCTCCAGCTTCTTCGCGTGA
- the LOC136543994 gene encoding protein PLASTID MOVEMENT IMPAIRED 2-like, whose product MQAKRTLANVLRRDRSLGASDPDDRFATASSSDVELESADTAVVPTTDRLAEQEERASAQVQQLNDRLLRARTQLDAAMAADERAEAVLAELSAALRQLGKETEAAEKERALTELENQCVREDEDTIGAEIGAVKQRVRESVKELEATRASEAMATAKLRAAVEAATLARAAVISQQMSGNMTISRFEYEYLIGRPC is encoded by the coding sequence ATGCAGGCCAAGAGGACGCTTGCCAACGTGCTGCGGAGAGACAGGAGCCTCGGAGCGAGCGACCCTGACGACAGGTTCGCCACGGCGAGCAGTTCTGATGTGGAACTCGAGTCCGCGGACACGGCGGTGGTGCCCACGACGGACCGGCTCGCCGAGCAGGAGGAGAGGGCCAGCGCACAGGTGCAGCAGCTGAACGACAGGCTTCTCAGGGCCAGGACCCAGCTAgacgccgccatggccgctgacGAGAGGGCCGAGGCGGTGCTCGCCGAGCTGTCGGCCGCGCTACGGCAGCTGGGCAAGGAGACCGAGGCAGCGGAGAAGGAGAGGGCGCTGACGGAGCTGGAGAACCAGTGCGTCAGAGAGGACGAGGATACTATCGGCGCTGAGATCGGTGCGGTCAAGCAGAGGGTCAGGGAGTCAGTCAAGGAGCTCGAGGCGACGAGGGCGTCGGAGGCCATGGCGACGGCGAAGCTCAGGGCTGCCGTCGAGGCCGCAACGCTGGCCAGGGCGGCGGTCATATCGCAGCAAATGTCCGGGAACATGACGATCTCCAGGTTCGAGTACGAGTACCTGATCGGCCGCCCGTGTTGA